AGGACTCCATATCGCCGGTGATGTCGGCGTGGCCGCCGGCCGCGGTACGCAGCCCGGAAGCGATCGCCGGCGTCAGGGTGGTATCATTAATCAACGCTTCGAAAGAACCGTTGCGGGCGATCCCGGCCCGGGTGTTCGGGATTTTACCGCCGCCGCGGTCGTCATGGCCGCCGCCTAAGCTGAGGCTGCCGGCAATCGGGGTAATAACAACCGGATCGCCGCCTTGAGGGGTAATTGTGATTGACATAGCTTTTTCCTTTTTGGTTTTGTCGGACGCGTCGGACTGGCCGGACGCGTCGGACTATTTTTTAACGAGGGCGACGTATCGCCTAGTGATCCTGTATTTCCAGGGCGACCAGGGAAGCGGCCAGCCTCGGATTGCCCGGCAGATCCAGCGCGGTATCCTCGCTTACCCGGATCAATACTTGGCCGCTGACCTGATCGTCCAGCGCCTTGACGACGGCGTCGATATGGGCCCGGAGATTTTCAACGTCATCGTCTTTATACATTTCCGTTACCAGCGCGACCGAGACGCGCAATGTCCGGAGCGGCCGGTTGGCATAGCCGGAACCTGAATAAATGATCGCCGCGCCCGGCAGCCCCAGCGCCGGCAGGAACTCCAGGAGCGCTTCCGCGTTGGTTCCCGGAAACTTCGCGACTTGCGAAAACCGTTTACCCGATTCCGCTTCCATCGCCGTCAATTTGGCTTTAACGGCATCCAGGATCGTTTCAGTCGTACTTATCGGTGTTAGTCTCATATTGGTTTAAAGTTTTAAGTGTTAAGTGTTAAGGAAATTCATTTTCAATTTTCAGCTCCCAGCAAAGCGAAGGAGCTCTATCTCGAGGCCGACGTTCGGCTCCGGCTGTCGAGCCAGGCATGCGCCGCCGCGCGCAACTCTTCGGCGATTTTATTGTCCGACGGCAGCCACGGATCGGCCGGATGTTCGACCGACTTTTTCAGGATATAAAAAATCTCGCCGTTGTTAATTGCCGAAAACAGATATTTGCCGCCGCCCTTGGCCATGACAAAAAACAGGTCTTGAAACTCGCGCGGGCTCTTGCCCCTGGCCTTATCGCTGATCGGGATCGCCAAGTATTTGGCGCCGGTGGACAGCGGCCCTTTGCCGGGCGCAGAAATAGTACCGCCGTACTGCCGGATCGCCGCCGCCGGATGCGTGGCCCCGACAATCGCCGAATCCGCGTCCGATTCGCCGGTTACGGAGTCGGCCAGGTCACGCCAAAAATGCCGGCCGCCTTTAGCGATGGCGGAATCCTTCAGCGACCGCTCCGTTGTCATCCGGATCGTCGCGAATAACTGCCGCCGTTCGCGCTCGTTTTCCGCATGCGCGATTATCGTGGCAAAAGGGTTATTTGTGCGTGTTACTGTAATCACCGTTCCACCCGGTTTTTATGCCCGGCTTTGCCGGGTTGTCTGTTATCAGTTATTAGTTCGAGACATGGCTAATATCCATAAATCGAGCCATCCATTACCTGCGTATTGCTGTCGACCTTGACGGCGGCGCCTACCTTCTGTTCCGGGACGGTTCCGTCATCGCCGGCCGGCAGCGATATTGTTCCGGCGGCCAGGTCGCGCAATTCCTTTATAGTGTCCTCATACGCCTGCCGAATCTTTTCCGATACCTTCCCGCCTGGGCCGAGTTTGTACAGCTCGTATTCAGCCAGCGCCAGCGCCCAGCCGGCCGGCAACGGCGACGCCGGCAGCGGCAGCGCGTATTTGGCCGCGGCGTAGCCGTTGACCTTCGCTTCCGCCCGGGCGATCACTTCCTCAATTTTGGCCGTCAACGCGCTGCCGGAGGCCCTGCACAGGCTTTCCAGGCCATCCTGGGGAATCCGATCAGTGATATCGTCAAAAGTTATGTACATAATAGTTTTAAGATTTAAGTTTTAAGGGTTAAGGGCCGTCCCGGCTGCCCGGGACGGCGGTTTTTATTTTAGCTGGGATCGTTCGCGTAGATCAGGTGCGGCAGAGTCAGAAAACCGGCGCCGCGCGCCCTGGTGCCGTAAGAGTACTCGTCTCTTTCGTAGACGCCGGCATCTTCATCGCGATCCTGCCTGGTCAGCTTCGCCAGAACCCGCTGCAGCACGCCGACTGCTTTCAGCGGCCGGTTGGTGCAGGTGACGAACCATTCCGCGCCCAGACTGTTGACGACCTGGTAATCAATGGTGCCTTCCATGGCGTACTGGTTCTTGATGACGCCGGTGGCCGCGCCTTTGGTCTTGATGATCAGATCATTCTTGAGAATGTCGAACGCGGTGCCGCGGTTCTGCGGGCCGACAATCAGCAGGTCCGGCCTGAGATTCAGGAACTTGCCGTTATGCCCCCGGTACTGGAGCATCGCGGTCACAACGCTGGTCAGCGCGGTATCGCTCAGGGCGGCGCTGCCGATATTGGTGATCGAATATTCCCCGTATTTCCGGGTGTCGCTGAAAAAATCCAGCTCGTCAATCCAGTCGTCGTCAAAACCGCCTGAAAGCGCTTCCTCTGCCAGTTCCCGCCACAGATCCTCGGCGTTGAGTCCGAGATCCTGGAGCATTGAATTGTACAGCCCATAGGTATCGTCCTCGATATCGTCGCGCTTGACCTTTACCGAGTCTTCGAATTTACGGTTGACAACCGTCTTTTTATGGCTGGCTACCGATTTCATCTGGCGGTCGCCGATCCACTCGCGCATTCCTCCGAATCTGTCCAGAAACGGAAAAATTTCACTGGAATGCGTTGACGGCATGACCGTGGCAAAGCGTTTGTATGCCTGGTCGGCCAGTTGCTGTCCTTCCTGGAAGGACATATTGTAGCCGGTGAACAACGCGTTCATATTTCCTCTGTTGATATCCATAATATTTTTTCCTTTATGGGTTTTGGGTTAACAGTTATACGGTTCCGGCCGCCAGCCAGGCGATCACATCGCCGGCCGTAAGGGCGTAAGTCGACCCGTCCGCGACAGTGATCGTGCCGCCCGTCGCCGACAATACGGCGTCGCCGGTGACATCGACGCCGGCCCGGCGGATCTGCACTTCAAACGAAGTGATACTTGACAGGCCGGTAACGATATCCTTGGTTCCGGCGGTATCGTCGGCTTCCTGCACAGTGTAGCTGCCGCCGGGTACAGACCCATCGTCCCCGTCCGCGCCGTCCGCCCCGTCCGCGCCGTCGGCTCCGGCATCACCGAGATATTTTACCCAGGTGGCTGCGGCAAAATCGCCTGCGGCCGGGCTGGGAATTTCAACGGCGGACTGGATTT
This Kiritimatiellia bacterium DNA region includes the following protein-coding sequences:
- a CDS encoding DUF1320 domain-containing protein, which encodes MYITFDDITDRIPQDGLESLCRASGSALTAKIEEVIARAEAKVNGYAAAKYALPLPASPLPAGWALALAEYELYKLGPGGKVSEKIRQAYEDTIKELRDLAAGTISLPAGDDGTVPEQKVGAAVKVDSNTQVMDGSIYGY
- a CDS encoding Mu-like prophage major head subunit gpT family protein, whose protein sequence is MDINRGNMNALFTGYNMSFQEGQQLADQAYKRFATVMPSTHSSEIFPFLDRFGGMREWIGDRQMKSVASHKKTVVNRKFEDSVKVKRDDIEDDTYGLYNSMLQDLGLNAEDLWRELAEEALSGGFDDDWIDELDFFSDTRKYGEYSITNIGSAALSDTALTSVVTAMLQYRGHNGKFLNLRPDLLIVGPQNRGTAFDILKNDLIIKTKGAATGVIKNQYAMEGTIDYQVVNSLGAEWFVTCTNRPLKAVGVLQRVLAKLTRQDRDEDAGVYERDEYSYGTRARGAGFLTLPHLIYANDPS